Proteins encoded in a region of the Petroclostridium xylanilyticum genome:
- a CDS encoding SDR family oxidoreductase, whose product MKIMVTGGAGFIGSHIVDKLIEGGHEVVVVDNLSTGNIENINGRAAFYNIDIRDQELYRIFELQKPGIVIHHAAQIDVQMSIRQPAFDGDVNILGTVNILEQCVKYGIKKIIYASSAAVYGVPNYLPVDENHAVDPISYYGISKHTPEHYIKAYSLLHGLKYTILRYANVYGPRQDPKGEGGVVSIFTNRMLNGERPMIFGDGEQTRDYIYVGDIAEANVKALQLGNNEIMNISTNTKTTVNELFSLMSSIIGFAGKPVYCEERKGDIKHSTLDNSKARQLLGWEPKVMLAEGLRKTINSVRNY is encoded by the coding sequence ATGAAGATTATGGTTACAGGGGGAGCCGGGTTTATTGGCTCCCATATTGTTGATAAGTTAATTGAAGGTGGACATGAGGTAGTGGTGGTGGATAATCTGTCTACTGGTAATATTGAAAATATAAACGGACGTGCTGCCTTTTATAATATAGACATTAGAGATCAGGAACTTTACCGTATATTTGAATTGCAAAAGCCGGGAATTGTTATTCACCATGCAGCACAGATAGATGTGCAGATGTCCATCAGACAGCCGGCCTTTGATGGAGATGTGAATATTTTGGGAACTGTTAACATTCTTGAACAATGTGTAAAATACGGTATAAAAAAGATTATCTATGCGTCATCCGCTGCGGTATATGGTGTCCCGAACTATTTGCCGGTGGATGAGAATCATGCTGTCGATCCCATCTCCTATTACGGTATTTCAAAGCATACGCCGGAACACTACATAAAAGCATATAGCTTATTACATGGGCTTAAGTATACGATTCTCCGGTATGCGAATGTATACGGTCCTAGACAAGATCCCAAGGGTGAGGGAGGGGTTGTGTCTATCTTTACCAATAGAATGCTGAACGGGGAAAGGCCTATGATTTTCGGGGATGGTGAGCAGACCAGGGATTACATCTATGTTGGGGATATTGCTGAGGCGAATGTTAAGGCGTTACAGCTTGGGAATAATGAGATTATGAATATTAGCACCAATACGAAGACAACTGTAAATGAACTATTTTCCTTGATGAGCAGTATTATAGGATTTGCCGGAAAACCTGTTTACTGTGAAGAAAGAAAAGGGGATATCAAACACAGCACCCTCGACAACAGCAAGGCAAGGCAGCTTTTAGGATGGGAGCCGAAAGTAATGTTGGCTGAGGGATTGCGGAAAACGATTAATAGCGTCCGTAATTATTAA
- a CDS encoding Uma2 family endonuclease: MPLPSKNEYNNYTYGDYLAWPEDERWEIIDGIPYMQATPSRIHQEISGELFSQIYNYLKAKPCRVYHAPFCVRLPKGDEKDEKDIKTVVEPDIVIVCDQSKLDDKGCKGTPDMIIEILSPSSVKKDRLEKFNKYEKAGVKEYWIVEPEGKLVSVFILENNKRYGRPEIYSEEDKVKVSLFEDLVIDLKPVFND, encoded by the coding sequence ATGCCACTGCCATCAAAAAACGAATATAACAATTACACTTACGGAGATTATTTGGCCTGGCCGGAAGATGAAAGATGGGAAATTATTGATGGCATACCATACATGCAGGCAACTCCTTCAAGAATTCATCAGGAAATATCAGGAGAACTGTTTTCACAAATTTATAACTATTTAAAAGCAAAACCTTGCAGAGTTTACCATGCGCCTTTTTGTGTACGATTACCAAAAGGCGATGAGAAAGATGAAAAAGATATAAAAACAGTGGTAGAGCCTGATATCGTTATCGTGTGTGACCAGTCTAAACTTGATGATAAAGGGTGTAAAGGAACACCGGACATGATTATTGAAATTTTATCCCCCTCTTCAGTTAAGAAAGACAGGCTTGAGAAGTTTAATAAATATGAAAAAGCAGGTGTAAAGGAATACTGGATTGTCGAGCCGGAAGGAAAGCTTGTCAGTGTCTTTATTCTTGAAAATAATAAAAGATATGGAAGACCTGAAATTTATTCAGAAGAGGATAAAGTGAAAGTAAGTCTGTTTGAAGATTTAGTAATTGATTTAAAGCCGGTATTTAATGATTAG
- a CDS encoding sugar phosphate nucleotidyltransferase: MFGIKPTFPSTGYGYINFNKYKPYGEDVFEVLEFVEKPNFDKAKQYIASGNYLWNSGMFVWKVSVIIENFKRFLPRIYDRIREFTEFIGTDKEKEVLEQIYPTLQNISIDFGIMERSNEVLVIPGDFGWNDVGSWDALGAIFPPDENGNIVRADYVGVDTKNCIVYGSGRLIATVGLENMIIVNTDDALLVCPKDKAQDVKKIVDRLKEEKRTEYL, translated from the coding sequence ATTTTTGGAATTAAACCGACATTTCCTTCTACAGGATATGGATACATTAATTTCAACAAATACAAGCCTTATGGCGAAGACGTATTTGAAGTATTGGAATTTGTAGAAAAGCCTAACTTTGATAAGGCAAAGCAGTATATAGCTTCAGGGAATTATCTATGGAACAGTGGTATGTTTGTATGGAAAGTATCGGTTATTATTGAAAACTTTAAACGGTTTCTGCCCAGAATTTATGACCGCATCCGGGAATTTACAGAGTTTATTGGCACGGATAAGGAAAAAGAAGTCCTGGAACAGATTTACCCCACGCTTCAGAACATCTCCATCGATTTCGGAATCATGGAGCGCTCCAATGAAGTGCTGGTAATCCCGGGAGACTTTGGCTGGAATGATGTGGGCAGTTGGGATGCCCTTGGGGCTATCTTTCCGCCTGATGAGAACGGCAACATCGTAAGAGCGGATTACGTCGGGGTGGATACAAAGAACTGCATTGTGTACGGCAGTGGGAGGTTGATTGCCACTGTCGGACTGGAAAATATGATTATAGTTAATACGGATGATGCACTGCTTGTTTGTCCTAAGGATAAAGCACAGGATGTCAAAAAAATTGTGGACAGATTGAAGGAAGAAAAAAGAACAGAATATCTATAA
- a CDS encoding UDP-glucose dehydrogenase family protein — MRISVFGTGYVGLVSGVCFADFGSNVICVDVNKEKIDLLNSGGIPIYEPGLETFLERNRQNNRIEFTTDKQYAVENSEVIFIAVGTPPAANGEADLSYVYQVAADIGKYMNEYKVVVDKSTVPIGTGQQVKRIIREQLESRGVNYEFDVVSNPEFLREGKALQDFTHPDRVVLGVESEKAAEIMKKVYRPLYLNETPFIVTNIETAEMIKYACNAFLATKITFINEIANLCEKVGANVQQVAKAMGRDGRISPKFLHAGPGYGGSCFPKDTRALVEIGRKYGCRMSLVETTVEANERQKHLMVDKIKNQVGDLKGKTIGVLGLTFKPETDDMREAPSIAIINDLVAEGARIRAYDPEGMKEARKVFADIEENIRYCKHAYDVAEGSDALVIVTEWHEFRNMDLVLLKKLLNKPLFFDLRNIYIKHEVEAMGFKYFGVGV; from the coding sequence ATGAGGATTAGTGTATTTGGTACAGGTTATGTAGGTCTTGTGTCCGGCGTGTGTTTTGCTGATTTTGGGTCCAATGTTATCTGTGTAGATGTTAATAAAGAAAAAATTGATTTGCTTAATAGCGGAGGGATTCCTATTTATGAACCGGGATTGGAGACTTTTTTGGAGCGTAACAGGCAAAACAACAGGATTGAGTTTACAACGGACAAGCAGTATGCGGTAGAAAATTCAGAAGTTATTTTTATTGCCGTTGGGACGCCGCCGGCAGCAAACGGAGAAGCAGATTTGTCTTATGTATATCAAGTAGCTGCTGATATCGGGAAGTACATGAATGAATACAAGGTAGTGGTAGATAAAAGTACGGTACCCATCGGAACTGGGCAGCAGGTAAAAAGGATTATTCGTGAACAGTTGGAATCAAGAGGCGTAAATTATGAGTTTGATGTGGTATCCAACCCTGAATTTTTAAGGGAGGGTAAAGCGCTTCAGGATTTTACCCATCCTGACCGGGTGGTACTGGGAGTGGAAAGTGAAAAAGCGGCAGAAATTATGAAAAAGGTATACAGGCCCCTTTACCTTAATGAGACCCCGTTTATTGTGACAAATATTGAAACGGCCGAGATGATCAAGTATGCTTGCAATGCATTTTTGGCAACAAAGATTACTTTTATCAATGAAATTGCAAATCTCTGTGAAAAGGTAGGCGCCAATGTACAGCAGGTGGCAAAGGCGATGGGAAGGGATGGACGCATCAGCCCCAAGTTTTTACATGCCGGCCCGGGTTATGGGGGAAGCTGCTTTCCCAAGGATACAAGGGCATTGGTAGAGATAGGCAGGAAATATGGATGCAGGATGTCACTGGTTGAGACAACCGTTGAGGCAAATGAAAGACAAAAGCATCTCATGGTGGATAAAATCAAAAACCAGGTGGGAGATTTAAAAGGTAAAACGATAGGGGTTCTGGGGCTGACATTCAAGCCGGAGACCGATGATATGCGGGAAGCTCCGTCTATTGCCATTATAAATGATTTGGTTGCTGAAGGAGCCAGAATAAGGGCTTATGACCCGGAAGGCATGAAGGAAGCGAGAAAAGTTTTTGCCGATATAGAGGAGAATATCCGGTATTGTAAACACGCATATGATGTGGCAGAAGGCTCTGATGCACTGGTAATTGTAACTGAATGGCATGAATTTAGAAATATGGATTTGGTGTTATTGAAAAAGCTGCTTAATAAGCCTTTATTTTTTGATCTAAGAAATATTTATATCAAACATGAAGTAGAAGCCATGGGCTTCAAATATTTTGGTGTTGGAGTTTAG
- a CDS encoding mannose-1-phosphate guanylyltransferase — protein MNRYAVIMAGGGGTRFWPLSRQTTPKQVLNISGNDVMINETIKRYDGIIPFEHSFIVTNQVQEKLIKDVLLEYVPHDNILVEPAARNTAPCIIYAALVLMKKYGDGVMCVFPSDHYITDGQGFTNILEKAAVLAEQTDKLITIGIKPTFPSTGYGYINFNKYKPYGEDVFEVLEFVEKPNFDKAKQYIASGNYLWNSGMFVWKVSVIIENFKRFLPRIYDRIREFTEFIGTDKEKEVLEQIYPTLQNISIDFGIMERSNEVLVIPGDFGWNDVGSWDALGAIFPPDENGNIVRADYVGVDTKNCIVYGSGRLIATVGLENMIIVNTDDALLVCPKDKAQDVKKIVDRLKEEKRTEYL, from the coding sequence GTGAATCGATATGCTGTTATCATGGCCGGAGGAGGCGGTACCCGTTTCTGGCCTTTAAGCCGTCAGACTACACCTAAGCAGGTACTTAACATCAGTGGAAATGATGTAATGATTAATGAAACGATTAAAAGATATGATGGAATTATACCCTTTGAACATTCATTTATTGTAACAAATCAAGTACAGGAGAAATTGATAAAAGATGTGCTCTTGGAATATGTACCGCATGATAACATACTGGTAGAACCGGCCGCAAGAAATACGGCTCCGTGTATTATATATGCTGCGCTGGTTCTGATGAAGAAATATGGAGATGGAGTAATGTGTGTGTTTCCGTCTGACCACTATATTACTGATGGGCAAGGTTTTACCAATATATTGGAAAAAGCTGCGGTTTTGGCTGAGCAAACGGATAAATTAATAACAATTGGAATTAAACCGACATTTCCTTCTACAGGATATGGATACATTAATTTCAACAAATACAAGCCTTATGGCGAAGACGTATTTGAAGTATTGGAATTTGTAGAAAAGCCTAACTTTGATAAGGCAAAGCAGTATATAGCTTCAGGGAATTATCTATGGAACAGTGGTATGTTTGTATGGAAAGTATCGGTTATTATTGAAAACTTTAAACGGTTTCTGCCCAGAATTTATGACCGTATCCGGGAATTTACAGAGTTTATTGGCACGGATAAGGAAAAAGAAGTCCTGGAACAGATTTACCCCACGCTTCAGAACATCTCCATCGATTTCGGAATCATGGAGCGCTCCAATGAAGTGCTGGTAATCCCGGGAGACTTTGGCTGGAATGATGTGGGCAGTTGGGATGCCCTTGGGGCTATCTTTCCGCCTGATGAGAACGGCAACATCGTAAGAGCGGATTACGTCGGGGTGGATACAAAGAACTGCATTGTGTACGGCAGTGGGAGGTTGATTGCCACTGTCGGACTGGAAAATATGATTATAGTTAATACGGATGATGCACTGCTTGTTTGTCCTAAGGATAAAGCACAGGATGTCAAAAAAATTGTGGACAGATTGAAGGAAGAAAAAAGAACAGAATATCTATAA
- a CDS encoding sugar transferase: MDRGTLSFIKRITILIDIILTGMSFFLAYYLRNHWFAKNYSRIGTLNQYLWVLWVMLSLWPICLYIFGNYELKNKESFFSIFLKLFSSIALAVITIAAIFYFMKDNSFSRLFYGIFAVVNFILLAIERLGIKIVFHYANKTKRNHKRILIVGTDLLAHQFTRYVEDNSNLLIDIIGYVKVNDKDEYNKELNVLGNINNIISIIRKYVIDEVVLAIPKDSFNKIEPYVLECEAMGITMNMIVDLFDFKIAKTKIGTIGELPVVTFHTVSLDEWQLFLKRLLDIAGGLVGIIITAIVFIFVAPAILIESPGPIFFSQKRVGKNGRIFKCYKFRSMYMDAEERKKELMAKNEMNGAIFKIKDDPRITKVGKFIRATSIDELPQFWNVLKGDMSLVGTRPPTLDEVERYKHYHWRRLSIKPGITGMWQVSGRNAINDFEEIVKLDTAYIDNWSIWLDIKLIFKTVGVVLLRKGGAY; the protein is encoded by the coding sequence ATGGATAGGGGGACATTAAGTTTTATTAAAAGAATTACAATTCTTATAGATATCATACTTACAGGTATGTCATTTTTTCTAGCATATTATCTAAGGAATCATTGGTTTGCTAAAAACTATAGCAGAATAGGAACATTGAATCAATACCTGTGGGTTCTTTGGGTGATGCTATCTCTCTGGCCAATTTGTCTTTATATTTTTGGTAATTATGAGTTAAAAAATAAAGAATCTTTTTTCTCTATTTTTTTAAAATTATTTTCTTCTATAGCACTTGCGGTAATTACAATTGCAGCAATTTTCTATTTTATGAAAGACAATAGCTTCAGTAGACTATTTTATGGGATTTTTGCGGTAGTGAATTTTATTCTTTTAGCTATTGAACGACTAGGTATCAAAATTGTTTTCCATTATGCCAATAAGACAAAAAGAAATCATAAAAGAATATTGATTGTAGGAACTGATTTGCTTGCACATCAGTTTACTCGGTATGTTGAAGATAATTCAAATCTATTAATTGACATTATTGGGTATGTAAAAGTAAATGATAAGGATGAATATAACAAAGAATTAAATGTACTTGGAAATATTAATAATATCATATCTATTATAAGAAAGTATGTAATAGATGAAGTTGTATTAGCAATACCAAAAGATTCATTTAACAAGATAGAACCTTATGTACTTGAATGTGAAGCAATGGGAATTACAATGAATATGATTGTAGACTTATTTGATTTTAAAATAGCAAAAACTAAAATTGGTACGATTGGAGAGTTGCCTGTAGTTACTTTCCATACAGTTTCATTAGATGAATGGCAGTTGTTTTTAAAAAGGCTCTTGGATATTGCCGGAGGGCTTGTGGGAATTATAATTACGGCTATTGTGTTCATTTTTGTAGCGCCTGCCATACTTATTGAATCTCCTGGTCCCATTTTCTTTTCACAAAAAAGAGTTGGGAAGAATGGAAGGATTTTCAAATGTTATAAATTCCGCTCAATGTATATGGATGCCGAAGAAAGAAAAAAGGAACTCATGGCTAAGAATGAGATGAATGGAGCAATTTTTAAAATTAAAGATGATCCACGAATTACTAAAGTCGGTAAATTTATACGTGCTACCAGTATAGATGAACTTCCGCAGTTTTGGAATGTATTAAAAGGTGATATGAGTCTTGTGGGGACAAGACCTCCTACATTGGACGAGGTTGAGAGATATAAACATTATCACTGGAGAAGACTCAGTATAAAACCTGGTATTACAGGAATGTGGCAGGTAAGCGGTAGAAATGCAATTAATGATTTTGAAGAAATCGTAAAACTGGATACAGCATATATAGACAATTGGTCGATATGGTTGGATATAAAATTAATTTTTAAAACTGTAGGTGTTGTTTTATTAAGAAAAGGCGGAGCATATTGA
- a CDS encoding glycosyltransferase family 4 protein: MKIAMIGQKGVSSRAGGIEIHVEEIGKRLAGMGHEVYIYTRPHYTDVSLKEYKGMKLIPLPTINSKHLDAITHTFISSVHSLFKEFDIIHYHAIGPSTMSFIPRIFARKVVCTIHGLDWKREKWGKFAKMYLKLGEIAACKIPHETIVVSNTLKKYLYDKYKRDSQFIPNGVNTPLKKEPEIIKNKYGLQKDGYILFLARLVPEKGVHYLLQAYNKILTNKKLVIAGGSSHSSDYEQKLKSLAGNNKNIIFTGHVQGQELSELFTNAYVYVLPSEIEGLPISLLEALSYGQCSIVSNIDENLEVIEDKGFTFENKNYVNLSQILSFLVNNPDEVYKKRKLVEEYVLTKYNWDSISKQTEQLYMKILKEVF, from the coding sequence ATGAAGATAGCAATGATTGGACAAAAAGGTGTTTCTTCTAGAGCTGGTGGAATAGAGATTCATGTAGAAGAGATAGGAAAACGTTTGGCAGGTATGGGGCATGAAGTTTATATTTATACGAGACCGCATTATACTGATGTGAGTTTAAAAGAATACAAAGGTATGAAATTGATACCGCTACCTACTATAAATAGTAAACATCTGGACGCAATAACTCATACTTTTATATCCTCAGTACATAGCTTGTTTAAAGAGTTTGATATTATTCATTATCATGCTATTGGTCCCTCTACTATGAGCTTTATTCCTAGAATATTTGCTCGCAAGGTTGTGTGTACTATTCACGGATTGGATTGGAAAAGAGAGAAGTGGGGAAAGTTTGCTAAAATGTATTTGAAGTTGGGAGAAATAGCAGCTTGTAAGATACCGCATGAAACTATAGTTGTATCTAATACTTTGAAAAAATATCTTTATGATAAGTATAAGAGAGACAGTCAATTTATACCTAACGGTGTAAATACGCCACTAAAAAAAGAACCTGAAATAATAAAAAATAAATACGGATTACAAAAAGATGGATATATTCTTTTTTTGGCAAGGTTAGTTCCAGAAAAAGGTGTACATTACCTGCTACAAGCTTATAATAAAATATTAACTAATAAGAAATTAGTCATTGCAGGGGGCAGCAGTCATTCAAGCGACTATGAGCAAAAGTTAAAAAGTTTGGCAGGTAATAATAAAAATATTATTTTTACAGGTCATGTTCAAGGACAAGAATTAAGTGAATTATTTACAAATGCATATGTATATGTTTTGCCCTCTGAAATAGAGGGGCTACCAATAAGTTTATTAGAAGCTCTGAGTTATGGACAATGTTCTATTGTAAGCAATATTGATGAAAACCTAGAGGTAATAGAGGATAAAGGCTTTACATTCGAGAACAAGAACTATGTAAACTTATCTCAGATTTTATCTTTTTTGGTTAATAATCCTGATGAAGTTTATAAAAAAAGAAAATTAGTAGAGGAATATGTTTTGACAAAATATAATTGGGACTCCATTAGTAAGCAGACTGAACAACTATACATGAAAATCTTAAAAGAGGTTTTCTAA
- a CDS encoding radical SAM protein, whose protein sequence is MEALIAVTYKCNAKCYMCNTWQFPSKSEEEITAQDIEKIPSSLKFANITGGEPFLRKDIEDVIAIVLKKTKRLVVSTNGYFTERIVDVAKKYPNIGVRVSIEGLPSSNDDLRGIKDGFDHGLRTLLKLHELGLKDIGFGITVSDRNAKDLNELYTLAEMMGLEFATATVHNSYYFHKFDNKIEDKEMVIQEFRKLEQRMLRSKNPKEWFRAYFNEGLVNYIRGNNRFLPCEMGTDVFFMDPFGNIKPCNGMDMSMGNIKEKTFDEIWNGEEAKEVREAVKNCTKNCWMVGSAAPAMKKSILLPIRWILRNKWRKEICD, encoded by the coding sequence ATGGAAGCTTTAATAGCTGTTACTTATAAATGTAATGCAAAGTGTTATATGTGTAATACATGGCAATTTCCAAGTAAAAGTGAAGAGGAAATAACTGCACAAGACATAGAAAAAATACCTTCAAGTTTAAAATTTGCAAATATTACAGGAGGAGAGCCTTTTCTAAGAAAAGATATAGAGGACGTAATTGCTATTGTTTTGAAGAAAACAAAAAGACTTGTTGTTAGTACAAATGGATATTTTACAGAAAGGATAGTTGATGTAGCAAAAAAGTATCCGAATATAGGAGTTAGAGTTAGCATTGAGGGATTACCTAGTTCAAATGATGATTTAAGAGGAATAAAAGATGGATTTGATCATGGATTAAGAACACTTCTTAAACTTCATGAATTGGGTTTAAAAGATATTGGATTTGGAATAACGGTATCGGATAGAAATGCAAAGGATTTAAATGAACTCTATACATTAGCAGAAATGATGGGGCTGGAATTTGCAACTGCTACAGTTCATAATTCATATTATTTTCATAAATTTGATAACAAAATTGAAGATAAGGAAATGGTAATTCAAGAATTTAGAAAATTGGAGCAGAGGATGTTAAGGAGCAAAAATCCTAAAGAGTGGTTTAGGGCGTACTTTAATGAAGGATTAGTAAATTACATTAGAGGAAATAACAGATTCCTCCCATGTGAGATGGGAACTGATGTGTTTTTTATGGATCCATTTGGTAATATTAAACCATGCAATGGTATGGATATGTCAATGGGCAATATTAAAGAAAAAACATTTGATGAAATCTGGAATGGTGAAGAAGCTAAAGAAGTCCGAGAAGCTGTTAAAAACTGTACTAAAAACTGTTGGATGGTTGGTAGTGCAGCTCCTGCCATGAAAAAATCTATTTTGCTTCCAATAAGGTGGATTTTAAGAAATAAATGGCGAAAGGAGATCTGTGATTAG
- a CDS encoding glycosyltransferase, producing the protein MVNKFLYPNGGSETYMFQLSDYLMKQGNEVEFFGMFDERNIVDTDPELLVNNMNFHKRSIKHLVYPFKIIYSREARIKVKQVIERFKPDVVHLNNYNFQITPSIIYEFRKYGIPVVQTIHDPAIVCPAHSLYNFQTGEICEKCKGRKYINCIKTKCIHGSIVRSILGAFEGFLYYKLKTYDYVNTFICPSQFIADKIIEFGIDRDKIKVLHNFIGKIPGNKQVNKKDHVLYFGRLSREKGINTLLKTIDKLKNIKFIVAGGGPLEVELTKHPNLEYVGFKCGEELTKLIQDSLFTVYPSEWYENCPMSVLESQALGIPVIGAKIGGIPELIEDGVDGLLFQPGNDLDLLEKIKYLYNNRDILNQFSFKCREKVRRFSIDLYYDKIMNIYNEAIHRKEGR; encoded by the coding sequence ATGGTAAATAAGTTTCTTTATCCTAATGGAGGAAGTGAAACTTATATGTTTCAATTGTCTGACTATTTAATGAAGCAGGGAAATGAAGTTGAATTTTTTGGAATGTTTGATGAAAGAAATATTGTAGATACAGATCCTGAATTATTAGTAAATAATATGAACTTTCATAAGAGGTCTATAAAACACTTAGTTTATCCTTTTAAGATTATTTATTCACGAGAGGCAAGAATAAAAGTAAAGCAGGTAATTGAAAGATTTAAACCTGATGTAGTTCATTTAAACAATTACAATTTTCAAATAACTCCTTCAATAATTTATGAATTTAGAAAATATGGTATTCCTGTAGTCCAGACAATTCATGACCCTGCTATCGTGTGCCCTGCGCATTCACTATATAACTTCCAGACTGGTGAGATTTGTGAAAAATGTAAAGGTAGGAAGTATATAAATTGTATTAAAACAAAATGCATACATGGATCAATAGTAAGAAGTATACTTGGTGCATTTGAAGGATTTTTATATTATAAGCTAAAAACCTATGACTATGTTAATACGTTTATTTGTCCAAGTCAGTTTATTGCTGATAAAATAATAGAATTTGGCATAGACAGAGACAAGATTAAAGTATTGCATAATTTTATAGGAAAGATACCTGGAAATAAACAAGTAAATAAAAAAGACCATGTGCTTTATTTTGGTAGACTATCTCGCGAAAAAGGGATTAATACACTCTTGAAAACAATAGATAAATTAAAAAATATTAAATTTATTGTTGCTGGTGGAGGACCATTAGAAGTTGAACTTACAAAGCACCCTAACCTTGAATATGTAGGATTTAAGTGTGGAGAGGAATTGACAAAACTTATTCAAGATAGTTTATTTACAGTATATCCATCAGAATGGTATGAGAATTGTCCAATGTCTGTACTGGAGTCGCAAGCCTTAGGTATTCCTGTTATAGGTGCAAAAATAGGAGGTATTCCTGAACTTATAGAGGATGGTGTTGATGGATTATTATTTCAACCTGGGAATGATTTAGACTTGCTTGAAAAAATTAAATATTTATATAATAATAGAGATATTTTGAATCAATTTTCATTTAAGTGTAGAGAGAAAGTAAGACGATTTTCTATAGACCTATATTATGATAAGATTATGAACATATACAATGAAGCAATTCATAGAAAAGAGGGCAGGTAA
- a CDS encoding glycosyltransferase, whose translation MRILDSHEFIELYRGHKDLILGYLLSKKYNDEYIFLCPKINSYADEKLFNQKYFQINNVEKILGYIPENLKFVFYSSIRLYKKIIYFKKVESTNFFQIPIGYISKVKKIKPDIIFESNYTTLTPRSYLNFIASKLFNIPVVWIDCADGGRMMAFRWIEKIVANNVSKIITYSNGGKERLINKYNLDPNKIIVKPKPIDLDKFVFTERSTNKKIFNIGYVGRLAENKGFDTFIDIACRYIKNKQLGFTAIGEFTSEFEREKLIPRIPQNLKLMGHISNKDMPLQYSKIDLIVIPNMTNPPAFTTVLAESIASGIPCIIGIKGYEQYIPVSEQDACFIVNPKNVGEISKLIDVLIDMPLQDYNELKKKARKFAEKELSWVTQLPFYRKVFAEAIAMHR comes from the coding sequence ATGAGAATACTTGATTCACACGAATTTATTGAATTATATAGAGGACATAAAGACCTAATATTAGGTTATCTTTTAAGTAAAAAGTATAATGATGAGTATATATTTCTTTGTCCTAAGATTAATAGCTATGCTGATGAAAAGCTGTTTAATCAAAAATACTTTCAGATTAATAATGTAGAAAAGATATTAGGATATATACCAGAAAACCTTAAGTTTGTTTTTTATAGTTCGATTCGATTATATAAAAAAATAATTTATTTCAAAAAGGTAGAGTCTACGAATTTTTTTCAAATTCCTATAGGATATATTTCTAAAGTTAAAAAGATAAAACCGGATATTATTTTCGAATCAAATTACACAACACTAACTCCTAGAAGTTATTTAAACTTTATAGCCAGTAAGTTATTTAATATTCCTGTTGTATGGATAGATTGTGCTGATGGTGGAAGAATGATGGCTTTTAGGTGGATAGAAAAAATTGTAGCAAACAATGTATCAAAAATTATAACTTATAGTAATGGAGGCAAAGAAAGACTAATTAACAAATATAATCTTGATCCTAATAAAATTATAGTAAAGCCAAAGCCTATTGATTTAGATAAATTTGTATTTACTGAAAGAAGTACAAATAAAAAAATATTTAATATTGGGTATGTTGGTAGATTAGCAGAAAATAAAGGATTTGATACATTCATAGACATAGCTTGCCGATATATTAAAAATAAGCAGTTAGGCTTTACGGCGATAGGAGAGTTTACTAGTGAATTTGAGAGAGAAAAGTTGATACCGCGTATTCCTCAGAATTTAAAATTGATGGGTCATATAAGCAATAAAGATATGCCACTTCAATATAGTAAAATTGATTTGATAGTAATTCCTAATATGACTAATCCGCCTGCTTTTACTACTGTACTTGCGGAAAGCATTGCATCTGGAATTCCTTGTATTATAGGCATTAAAGGATATGAACAGTATATACCTGTAAGTGAGCAGGATGCGTGTTTTATTGTTAATCCTAAAAATGTCGGAGAAATTAGTAAATTAATTGACGTGCTAATTGACATGCCTTTACAGGATTACAATGAATTAAAGAAGAAGGCAAGAAAGTTTGCAGAGAAAGAGCTATCTTGGGTTACTCAGTTACCTTTTTATCGGAAAGTTTTTGCAGAAGCTATAGCTATGCATAGATAA